The nucleotide sequence AATCCATATCAAATCCTTCGAATCCACCACTTGAAGAAGATCCATAGCTAGCTCCTTTTGTATAGGCATCATGTCCTACCCTATCATAACTAGCTCTTTTATTGGCATCACTTAAAACTTGATATGCTTCATTTATTTCTTTAAATTTCTTTTCGGCTTCAGCATTACCCTTATTTCTATCTGGATGATACTTTATGGCTTGCTTTTTAAAAGCACTCTTTATTTCTGAATCTGAAGCATTACTATTAACTCCTAAAATTTCATAGTAATTCTTATTAGACATAAATCACCTCAATTTATTGACCAAAATTATAACAACAAAATATAATTATTAATTATTATCTTCTACCTTATAGTCTTTAGCTTCATATGTTTGTTGATTTTCAGAATTTTCTGTTCCTGCAGCATTTGGATCTTGCTGATACATTTTACTTGATAACGCATAAAATGCCTGAGTTAATTCTTCCTGATTCTTTTTAATCAATTCTAAATCTTCGCCTTTTAAAGCATCTTTCAATAAATTTAATTTTGATTCTATATCTGTCTTTTCTTCATCGCTTATTTTTTCACTTAATTCTTTTAATGAATTTTCAATCTGATAAACAGAACTTTCAGCGTTATTCCTAACTTCTATTGATTCCTTACGTTTTTTATCTTCTTCAGCATACTTTTCTGCTTCTTTAACTGCTTTATCAATTTCATCATCACTTAAGTTAGTAGTAGCAGTTATTGTTATATCTGCTTTCTTACCTGACGCTTTATCCATAGCACTTACTTTAACGATACCATTTGCATCAATATCATAAGTAACTTCTATTTGTGGAACCCCTCTTGGTGCTGGTGGTATTCCAGCTAGAGTAAACCTTCCTAAGGTTTTATTATCTGCAGCCATCTGTCTTTCACCTTGAACAATGTGTATTTCAACTGATGTTTGATTATCTGCAGCAGTAGAGAAAACCTGACTCTTTGTTATAGGTATCGTAGTATTCCTTTCAATAATAACTGTAGACACTCCTCCTAAAGTCTCAATTCCCAAACTAAGAGGTGTAACATCTAATAATAACAAATTAGAATTCTCATAATCACCAGCTAATATTCCCCCTTGTATAGCTGCTCCAACAGCTACACATTCGTCAGGATTAACCCCTTTTGACGGTTCTTTACCTGTAAAATTTTTTACGGCATCTTGTATAGCTGGAATTCTAGTAGATCCTCCAACTAAAACAACCTTATTTATATCACTAATTTGTAATCCAGCATCTTGTAATGCTTTCTTCATTGGCTCTAAAGTTCTATTTACAAGATCTAAAGTTATTTCATTAAATTTAGATCTTGATAATTGTAAATCAATATGTTTAGGTCCTGAAGAATCAGCTGTTATAAATGGTAAATTTATATTAGTTTGTTGCGAAGATGAAAGCTCAATCTTTGCTTTTTCAGCAGCCTCTTTTAATCTTTGAAGTGCCATTTTATCATTTCTTAGATCTATACCATTATTAGACTTAAAATCTTCTGCTATAAAATCCATTATTTTTTGGTCGAAATCATCACCACCTAAAAATGTATCTCCATTAGTTGCAAGGACTTCGAATACTCCATCACCTAACTCTAATATAGATACATCAAATGTACCTCCACCTAAATCATATACCAATATTTTTTCTTGAGTTGAAGTTTTATCAATACCATAAGCAAGAGAAGCTGCAGTTGGTTCATTTATAATACGCAACACTTCTAAACCAGCTATTTTACCAGCATCCTTTGTTGCCTGTCTTTGACTATCATTAAAATAAGCTGGAACCGTTATAACTGCTTGAGTAACTTTTTCACCTAAATATGCTTCAGCATCTAATTTAATTTTTTGGAGAATCATTGAAGATATTTCCTGTGGTGAATATTTCTTACCATCTATATCAACTTTATAATCTGTCCCCATATGCCTTTTAATAGATATAATTGTTTTATCAGGATTTGTAATTGCTTGTCGTTTAGCAACCTGACCTACTAATCTTTCTCCTCCATTTTGAAATGAAACTACTGATGGTGTAGTTCTACCTCCTTCAGAGTTAGGAATTACAACTGGTTCTCCACCTTCCATTACGGCAACACATGAATTAGTTGTTCCTAAATCAATACCTATAACCTTTCCCATAATAAACCTCCAAATTAAATTTATTTTTTATTTGTTAATTGGCAACTTTAACCATACTATGTCTTATAATTTTATCATTTATCATATATCCTTTTTGCAATACTTCTACTATAGTATTTTTTTCTAAATTTTCATCATTTACATGAATCACAGCTTCATGAATATTTGGATCAAATCCAGATTCACAACTTATTTCTTTAACATTCATCTTATCTAAAACATTGTTAAATAATTTAATTACCATACTAATTCCTTGTTTAAATGAATCCATATCATAACTGGAAGAATTGGCTCTTTCCAAATTATCTAATATAGGTAAAACCTCAAATATTACATCTGCACAAGAATTATTATATATTTCACTCTTTTCTCTTACACTTCTCTTTCTAAAATTATCATACTCTGCACTAATTCTCAACATCTTATCTTTTAAAGAATCTATCTGTGATTTCAACTCTTCATTTTCTTTTTCTAATTCTTGAATTTTATCTACAATATTGTTCTGAGATTCGTCCTCTAAATTTTGTTTTAAATCTTCTTCTACATTCTTTTCTTCTACATTTTCTTCAGAAGTTACATTATTTTCATCCGTCATGTTTAATAACACCTCCATAATATTAGATTTTTAATCAATATTCCTATTTATAAAATCTATTAAAAATTTAGTTATTGTCACTATCTTAGCATAATCCATTCTGGTAAGTCCTATTATGCCTATAGTTCCTAATATTTTCCCATTCCTTACACAATTACCTAAAACAACACTATAATTTTTAGCCTCTTCTACACTATTTTCTTCTCCAATCTTAATCTGAATATTATCAATACAATCACAGCTAAGTAAATCATTAAATCTATTAATATTATTGAAAAAAAACACTAAATCCTTAACTTTATCAATACTATTAAATTCTGGATAACTTAAAACATTGTCAATACCTTCAAAATAATAACTTGCCTCTGTATCATGCATAAATAAATTGTGTAAAATCATTCTTAATTGATCGAATATATTTCTATCTAAATTCAGACATTTTATAGACTCATACACCAATTCAAAATCAATATCTTCAAATTTATACGAAATACAATGATCATTAATTATTTTATTAATCAAAGTAATAGTTTCATAATCCATAGGTCTATTTAATTTAATGATATTACTTTTTATAATACCTTCATTGGTTATAATAACAGTCAATAAATTGTAGGTATTTATTTTTATAAATTCAATTGATTTTATAGAATTTTCAATTACTGGTGGTATTTTTAATACACAAGCCAAATTTGTCAATCTAGAAATGAGAGATAATTTAGATTTTAAAACATTTTCAAGATCAAATAAATCTAAATTTAATAAATTATCTTCAATATACTTTTTTTCCTCATTGGTAATTTTTTTGGGTTTCATTAATTTATCTACATATAATCTATATCCTTTATTTGATGGTTTCCTACCAGAAGAAACATGAACTTGTTCTAAAAATCCCAATTCTTCTAAGTCAGACATTTCATTTCTAATTGTTGCTGAACTTATTCCTAAATCGTATTTCTTTAGTAACGTTCTGGATCCTACTGGCTCACCTGTACATATAAAATCCTGGATTATCGAATATAGTATTTTGGTTTTTCTCTCATTCATAATAATTAACCTCTCTTTATTAGCACTCTATTTATTAAAGTGCTAATGGCTTGAAAATAAAATAACATTTTAAAATCAATTTGTCAATTTTTTTATTATAATTTATTTTGTATAAAATCTTTTAAAATTAAATTCATTAACATCAACCCATCATTTGTTATAAAAATCCTGCCATCCTTCACATTTATTAATCCATTTTTTTTATATTTTTCAATGACTTTTTCAAATCTAGAAACAAAATCTATATTAAATCTACTATAAAAATCCTCTATTGATATACCTCTTATTTTCCTTAGACCTACCATTATATATTCTTCAATATTATCAATAAAAGAATTATCATGAATATTTTTATAAATAATTTTATTATCTTGTTTAAGTGCTCTTATATATTTATTCAAATCTTTTATATTTTCAATTCGCTTATTTTTGTAAAAGGAATGAGATGAAAC is from Candidatus Arthromitus sp. SFB-rat-Yit and encodes:
- the hrcA gene encoding heat-inducible transcriptional repressor HrcA — encoded protein: MNERKTKILYSIIQDFICTGEPVGSRTLLKKYDLGISSATIRNEMSDLEELGFLEQVHVSSGRKPSNKGYRLYVDKLMKPKKITNEEKKYIEDNLLNLDLFDLENVLKSKLSLISRLTNLACVLKIPPVIENSIKSIEFIKINTYNLLTVIITNEGIIKSNIIKLNRPMDYETITLINKIINDHCISYKFEDIDFELVYESIKCLNLDRNIFDQLRMILHNLFMHDTEASYYFEGIDNVLSYPEFNSIDKVKDLVFFFNNINRFNDLLSCDCIDNIQIKIGEENSVEEAKNYSVVLGNCVRNGKILGTIGIIGLTRMDYAKIVTITKFLIDFINRNID
- the grpE gene encoding nucleotide exchange factor GrpE; this translates as MEVLLNMTDENNVTSEENVEEKNVEEDLKQNLEDESQNNIVDKIQELEKENEELKSQIDSLKDKMLRISAEYDNFRKRSVREKSEIYNNSCADVIFEVLPILDNLERANSSSYDMDSFKQGISMVIKLFNNVLDKMNVKEISCESGFDPNIHEAVIHVNDENLEKNTIVEVLQKGYMINDKIIRHSMVKVAN
- the dnaK gene encoding molecular chaperone DnaK, with translation MGKVIGIDLGTTNSCVAVMEGGEPVVIPNSEGGRTTPSVVSFQNGGERLVGQVAKRQAITNPDKTIISIKRHMGTDYKVDIDGKKYSPQEISSMILQKIKLDAEAYLGEKVTQAVITVPAYFNDSQRQATKDAGKIAGLEVLRIINEPTAASLAYGIDKTSTQEKILVYDLGGGTFDVSILELGDGVFEVLATNGDTFLGGDDFDQKIMDFIAEDFKSNNGIDLRNDKMALQRLKEAAEKAKIELSSSQQTNINLPFITADSSGPKHIDLQLSRSKFNEITLDLVNRTLEPMKKALQDAGLQISDINKVVLVGGSTRIPAIQDAVKNFTGKEPSKGVNPDECVAVGAAIQGGILAGDYENSNLLLLDVTPLSLGIETLGGVSTVIIERNTTIPITKSQVFSTAADNQTSVEIHIVQGERQMAADNKTLGRFTLAGIPPAPRGVPQIEVTYDIDANGIVKVSAMDKASGKKADITITATTNLSDDEIDKAVKEAEKYAEEDKKRKESIEVRNNAESSVYQIENSLKELSEKISDEEKTDIESKLNLLKDALKGEDLELIKKNQEELTQAFYALSSKMYQQDPNAAGTENSENQQTYEAKDYKVEDNN